One window from the genome of Hyperolius riggenbachi isolate aHypRig1 chromosome 6, aHypRig1.pri, whole genome shotgun sequence encodes:
- the LOC137522321 gene encoding C3a anaphylatoxin chemotactic receptor-like has protein sequence MNETYDNVLLAAKVLTVSSYCITSIVGILGNGLVIWISGYKMKTVSAVWILNLAIADFIFCLCLPLRIAALILNEEFVLPEYIDMDLQILNIFNFFMLNINASVSVTFLAVISIDRCAAILCPFWTKRHRTRKLANIASVFLWIVPLTIMLAFLFLFHGHIHTYYLTELYTFPQYEFSHDTFSNHILMLKNLLMFGIPFAIILVSYGLIICKLCSNTFRRPKGFQRTFRIIMATVGCFFLCWFPFNMWPYIARRIDISESLTDLMVTSCCLCLVSISSCLNPIIYVLLGRIHGSTARNSIKARIENIINDFK, from the coding sequence ATGAATGAAACGTATGACAATGTTCTCCTGGCTGCGAAGGTCCTGACTGTCTCCTCGTACTGCATCACTTCCATTGTGGGAATCCTGGGCAATGGTTTGGTCATCTGGATCTCTGGTTACAAAATGAAGACAGTCAGTGCCGTGTGGATTCTGAACTTGGCCATAGCGGACTTCATCTTCTGCCTTTGCCTTCCTCTGCGTATCGCAGCATTGATTCTGAATGAGGAATTTGTATTACCTGAATACATAGACATGGATCTTCAGATATTaaacatttttaactttttcatgcTGAACATCAATGCCTCCGTCAGTGTCACTTTCCTAGCAGTCATTAGCATTGACCGTTGtgcggccatcttgtgtccatttTGGACTAAAAGGCACCGAACAAGGAAACTGGCCAACATTGCCTCAGTCTTTCTCTGGATTGTTCCTCTCACAATTATGTTGGCATTTCTATTTCTATTTCATGGACACATCCACACATATTATCTGACTGAACTCTACACTTTTCCACAGTATGAATTTTCACATGATACTTTTTCCAATCATATTCTGATGCTTAAAAATCTCCTCATGTTTGGGATCCCCTTCGCCATAATCCTCGTCAGTTATGGACTCATCATCTGTAAGCTATGCTCCAATACATTTAGAAGACCTAAAGGATTTCAAAGAACTTTCAGGATTATTATGGCAACTGTGGGCTGCTTCTTCCTCTGCTGGTTTCCATTTAACATGTGGCCATATATAGCGAGGAGGATAGACATATCGGAGTCCCTCACTGATCTTATGGTCACTTCTTGTTGTCTATGTCTTGTGTCCATCAGCAGCTGCCTCAATCCCATTATTTATGTCTTGCTTGGCCGTATACACGGCTCCACAGCCAGGAACTCCATCAAAGCTAGGATAGAAAATATAATCAATGACTTTAAATGA